A stretch of the Bubalus kerabau isolate K-KA32 ecotype Philippines breed swamp buffalo chromosome 11, PCC_UOA_SB_1v2, whole genome shotgun sequence genome encodes the following:
- the ARPC5L gene encoding actin-related protein 2/3 complex subunit 5-like protein, whose amino-acid sequence MARNTLSSRFRRVDIDEFDENKFVDEQEEAAAAAGEPGPDPSEVDGLLRQGDMLRAFHAALRNSPVNTKNQAVKERAQGVVLKVLTNFKSSEIEQAVQSLDRNGIDLLMKYIYKGFEKPTENSSAVLLQWHEKALAVGGLGSIIRVLTARKTV is encoded by the exons ATGGCCCGGAACACGCTGTCCTCGCGCTTCCGTCGGGTGGACATCGATGAATTTGATGAGAACAAATTCGTGGACGAacaggaggaggcggcggcggcggcgggcgagCCAGGCCCGGACCCTAGCGAGGTGGACGGGCTCCTGCGGCA AGGGGACATGCTTCGGGCATTTCATGCAGCCTTGCGGAACTCTCCTGTCAACACCAAGAATCAAGCCGTGAAG GAGCGGGCCCAGGGCGTGGTGCTGAAAGTGCTTACAAACTTTAAGAGCAGCGAAATCGAGCAGGCTGTGCAGTCGCTGGACAGAAATGGCATTGACTTGCTAATGAAGTACATTTATAAAGGGTTTGAGAAGCCCACAGAGAATAGCAGCGCAGTGTTACTCCAGTGGCATGAAAAG GCATTAGCAGTAGGAGGACTAGGCTCCATTATAAGAGTTCTTACAGCAAGaaagactgtttaa